In one window of Camelina sativa cultivar DH55 chromosome 15, Cs, whole genome shotgun sequence DNA:
- the LOC104744872 gene encoding T-complex protein 1 subunit theta-like, whose amino-acid sequence MFFLSIFFSFTQSQLTLCNYISNHHDICTSFSYFYHLHLDLDIVFNLGRIMVLTINSDTEMTNFCRTAGVVPSHLFLPSPDHLGYVDSISVEEIDGVTLTIATNEGGGNSTSTVILRGSKDSILDELERYVAGGVNTYKAMHSNSVTDSWDAARKLSLKLKEYADLETGFVCS is encoded by the exons atgttttttttgtcaatctttttctcttttacccAATCACAGTTAACGTTATGCAATTATATTTCAAATCACCATGACATTTGCACTtcttttagctatttttatCATTTGCATTTGGATCTCgatattgtttttaatcttgGCAGGATAATGGTCTTAACAATCAATTCAGACACTGAGATGACAAATTTTTGTCGGACAGCTGGTGTTGTTCCCTCCCAT CTTTTCTTGCCAAGCCCTGATCATCTAGGATATGTCGATTCCATATCAGTTGAGGAAATTGATGGTGTAACG CTCACGATTGCAACAAATGAAGGTGGTGGTAACTCCACCTCCACAGTGATTTTGCGTGGAAGCAAAGATAGCATCTTAGATGAGCTTGAAAGATACGTTGCTGGCGGTGTTAATACATATAAG GCCATGCACAGTAATAGTGTAACTGATTCTTGGGATGCAGCAAGGAAGCTTTCCTTGAAATTGAAGGAGTATGCCGATTTAGAAACTGG GTTTGTTTGTTCGTGA